A genomic region of Nakaseomyces glabratus chromosome C, complete sequence contains the following coding sequences:
- the RTC6 gene encoding mitochondrial 54S ribosomal protein bL36m (CAGL0C01435g~Ortholog(s) have role in ribosome biogenesis and mitochondrion localization), with protein MFPFQLLNRSISSVVRNSVLRPLPMMAATKPLMAPRMLLLFNRGFKVRTSVKKMCSDCYIVRRKGRVYVYCKSNKKHKQRQG; from the coding sequence ATGTTCCCATTCCAGCTCCTCAATAGATCAATATCAAGTGTAGTACGCAATAGCGTGCTGAGACCCCTACCTATGATGGCAGCCACTAAGCCATTGATGGCCCCAAGGATGCTATTACTATTCAACCGTGGGTTTAAAGTCAGAACATCTGTGAAGAAGATGTGCAGTGATTGTTATATTGTAAGAAGAAAAGGTAGAGTGTATGTCTACTGTAAGTCCAACAAGAAGCATAAACAACGCCAAGGATAA
- the CTI6 gene encoding Cti6p (CAGL0C01485g~Ortholog(s) have methylated histone binding, transcription factor binding activity), translating into MRREIVEEEVEDEGETRCICGELEPPDDSGFFIQCETCNVWQHGVCVGISNSNGDKPPDKYWCEQCRPELHRLYYTNDTGELRSAYKLVQPTKRKNRRHPSGSRARRNNKRDSTEYDTSTDNLAEEESKLDPEEDSESTAASATSNTGTGQRKRRKTSNTSDTTDDLKNNGAIEEEDTLQAGSPANETEDTTNQDHPQAQDDDDQSRETQQEENDAVKQEPDLGDEEDETGLTNDTTINETADDSTTTIAAEATTEAVKEEAEAETNADDTTDDHVTNATKAETDNNEGADVSKIISDRKRATLVAREEKHYQWMLEKALQESRKTSNQEEGNKQESRPVPTSKENSPTPDSNTSRSSSRNKDEAAKELSNEKETQDKVSDDLQPNETNTVSSEDDNKAKNLRRSQRSGNTPRNSGKGRNSRKQNSKASSANGSDNDKNKTADIGINKPVKPRLPPPRTTLNEMRRRVTAIMEFLSRTQWELEAEIRNKEDLTKFVENEQFVKETEVIFDNTNKNLSLMNDLTKKLINWETKYSVNEALE; encoded by the coding sequence ATGCGAAGGGAGATTGTGGAAGAAGAGGTTGAGGACGAAGGAGAGACGCGGTGTATCTGTGGGGAGCTGGAACCGCCTGACGATTCGGGGTTCTTCATCCAGTGTGAGACCTGTAACGTGTGGCAGCACGGTGTGTGTGTTGGCATCTCGAACTCTAATGGCGACAAGCCGCCAGACAAGTACTGGTGTGAGCAGTGCAGGCCGGAGCTGCACCGGCTGTACTACACAAACGACACAGGGGAGCTGAGGAGCGCTTACAAGCTCGTGCAACCGACCAAGCGCAAGAACCGGAGACATCCTTCGGGGAGCAGGGCTCGCAGGAACAACAAGCGGGACTCTACGGAGTACGACACTTCCACGGATAACTTGGCAGAGGAAGAGTCCAAGCTGGACCCCGAGGAGGACTCCGAGTCTACAGCAGCATCTGCCACCTCTAACACTGGAACTGGCCAACGGAAGAGGAGAAAGACCAGCAACACAAGCGACACTACAGATGATCTGAAGAACAACGGAGCGATAGAGGAAGAGGATACCCTGCAGGCAGGATCACCAGCTAACGAAACTGAAGACACTACAAACCAGGATCACCCACAAGCCCAGGACGACGACGACCAATCCCGTGAAACTCAGCAGGAAGAAAATGACGCTGTTAAGCAGGAGCCTGACCTCggcgatgaagaagatgaaacgGGCCTCACAAACGACACAACGATCAACGAAACTGCAGATGATTCGACTACCACTATCGCTGCTGAAGCAACTACAGAAGCTgtcaaagaagaagccGAGGCTGAAACTAACGCTGATGATACCACAGATGACCATGTAACCAATGCCACGAAAGCAGAAACCGATAATAACGAAGGAGCAGATGTATCTAAGATAATATCAGATAGGAAACGTGCCACACTCGTGGCAAGAGAAGAGAAACACTATCAATGGATGTTGGAGAAAGCACTACAGGAAAGCAGAAAGACCTCAAACCAGGAAGAAGGGAACAAACAGGAATCGAGGCCCGTACCAACATCAAAGGAAAACTCTCCAACACCTGACTCTAACACTTCCAGATCGtcttcaagaaataaagaCGAAGCTGCAAAGGAACTATCAAACGAAAAGGAAACACAAGACAAAGTTTCGGATGACTTACAACCCAATGAAACTAACACCGTGTCTTCTGAGGATGACAACAAGGCTAAAAATCTAAGGAGGTCTCAAAGGAGTGGGAACACACCCAGGAACTCTGGCAAAGGTAGAAACTCCAGAAAACAGAATAGCAAGGCTTCATCTGCTAATGGGAgtgataatgataaaaacaaaaccGCAGATATTGGCATCAACAAACCTGTTAAACCACGTTTACCGCCACCAAGGACCACATTAAACGAGATGAGAAGACGTGTAACAGCAATCATGGAGTTTCTATCCAGAACTCAATGGGAACTGGAGGCAGAGATTAGAAACAAAGAAGACCTGACAAAGTTTGTAGAGAACGAGCAATTTGTTAAAGAAACTGAGGTGATCTTTGACAATACCAACAAAAACTTGAGTTTAATGAATGACTTAACCAAAAAACTAATCAATTGGGAAACAAAGTATTCAGTAAACGAAGCATTAGAGTAA
- the RTT10 gene encoding tRNA (34-2'-O)-methyltransferase regulator RTT10 (CAGL0C01441g~Ortholog(s) have role in endocytic recycling and cytosol, endosome, nucleus localization), with protein MDEYTHIGPALCVKFHKDSLLTCYGPYLQEYDYKHNELMNKCKLFNRNKIHGICISSEGKICAYGGSSISILKLEDINQRREYLSNELVLDENITAIEFSKDGSKLYILTNYNKVLITDLTGKVVEEKKLVGERSILYSGSIKVISESEVQINAGTVMGGAIVWDLYKEELIHNLTGHEGSIFYIQSSEHNKLIASCSDDRSIRLWDRETGKELSIGWSHTARIWNLKFFNNDENLVSVSEDCTCRVWNIIPNDISGYELQISNIFEGHLLKNVWGVDVNDEKRIIATSGNDGRINVIDLNTDTNSGDEVIGYEIADIEKAAGISFEKDEIIKGFYWFKFGLVCITSQGRVLAFQTETKQWRQCLLDSRFASYSITNGIYESNIVFFTNNKCDILAMKFSIDGSEVKVTKQYKEDSLSKLSNSLAISAGYHILLLESPNPTDKLCFWSFDDNLEIKKREAFEKPANIVSSCFEIYDSYYLVGSRFSSIAVFDTKKENNNSTVLKNLTNGDTITSIQLSDLGPMFEPIFAITNRDGYYKFIKCDFKNLGNDGFYEVLHSNKITKGFLEGSYLDSRLNFITYGFKSSLFYIYDETECLEIASEVCGGAHRQWHFCKENVEDLVLTYIKASKLFIRHFKKSIYPHVLEPGLHGREIRDVTIMPDNKDFKGYFFCTGSEDTTIKLSYYDPNSRKIKTYWTERRHVSGLQKCRAISNSMVISSSAREELFLWKVNYNRIRPYMMCKQVLPTSNDNPDLRIMDFSVSFVNSNEQDFLLSTVYSDSMIKLWYYSSEANTFTLLVSGLYKTCCLLGTELLTVKDNLLLLASATDGHLFGYNVTDQVLKAGFSIENNKIYMKSSLNTDSSVSLSNERIFDVIAHQSGIKTMTLLQESDKKFRIFTGGDDNALALTSVQCNPDMSFVAAVKSTIAKAAASTITGTALCSIDNHERLVSCSVDQIVRVWSFECDELKLESEKYTTIADTGCIDTIEDKEGKANIVIGGVGLSIWAI; from the coding sequence ATGGATGAGTATACACATATTGGTCCGGCTCTTTGTGTTAAATTCCATAAGGATAGTCTTTTGACCTGTTATGGCCCATATTTACAAGAATATGATTACAAGCACAATGAATTGATGAACAAATGTAAGCTTTTCAACAGGAACAAAATACATGGAATCTGTATTTCAAGTGAGGGTAAAATTTGTGCCTATGGTGGGTCTTCTATTTCCATTCTAAAACTAGAAGATATCAATCAAAGGCGTGAATACCTATCCAATGAGTTGGTACttgatgaaaatataaCTGCAATTGAATTCAGCAAGGATGGTTCTAAGTTGTACATTTTAACTAATTACAATAAAGTTTTGATCACAGACTTAACAGGCAAAGTTGTCGAGGAAAAGAAGTTGGTAGGTGAGAGATCAATTCTTTATTCTGGATCCATTAAGGTTATATCTGAATCTGAGGTGCAAATAAATGCTGGTACTGTAATGGGTGGTGCCATTGTATGGGATCTTTACAAGGAGGAATTAATTCATAACTTGACAGGACATGAAGGCTCAATATTTTACATCCAATCAAGCGAGCATAACAAATTGATAGCTTCTTGCTCTGATGATAGATCAATTAGACTATGGGACAGAGAAACTGGCAAGGAATTATCAATTGGCTGGAGTCATACTGCTAGGATCTGGaacttgaaatttttcaataatgatgaaaatcTTGTCAGCGTATCCGAAGATTGTACTTGCAGAGTGTGGAATATTATACCAAATGACATTTCTGGCTATGAACTCCAGATAagtaatatttttgaagggCATTTACTTAAGAATGTCTGGGGTGTTGATGTTAATGATGAGAAGAGAATCATCGCTACATCAGGCAATGATGGTAGAATAAACGTCATTGACTTGAACACCGACACAAATTCAGGAGATGAAGTAATTGGATATGAAATTgctgatattgaaaaagcGGCTGGCATAAGTTTTGAAAAGGATGAGATTATAAAGGGCTTTTATTGGTTCAAATTTGGGCTCGTTTGTATTACATCACAAGGACGAGTCTTGGCTTTCCAAACTGAAACTAAACAATGGAGGCAATGCCTGTTGGATAGTAGATTTGCGTCCTACTCTATCACTAACGGGATATACGAATCAAATATTGTATTCTTTACTAACAATAAATGTGATATTTTAGCCATGAAGTTCTCAATTGATGGTTCTGAAGTAAAAGTTACTAAACAATACAAGGAAGATTCTCTCTCCAAGCTCAGTAACTCCCTTGCTATTAGTGCTGGCTACCACATATTGTTATTAGAGTCACCAAACCCAACCGATAAGTTATGCTTCTGGAGCTTTGATGATAATCTTgagatcaagaaaagagaagCTTTTGAAAAACCTGCCAACATCGTGTCCTCTTGCTTTGAAATATACGATAGTTACTACTTAGTTGGGTCTCGTTTTAGTTCAATTGCTGTTTTTGATACtaagaaagagaataatAACTCAACTGTCCTAAAGAATTTGACAAATGGTGATACTATAACATCAATTCAATTATCTGATTTAGGACCAATGTTTGAGCCTATTTTTGCAATTACAAATAGAGATGGCTATTATAAGTTCATCAAGTgtgatttcaaaaatttagGTAATGATGGGTTTTATGAAGTATTGCACTCAAACAAAATCACAAAAGGCTTTCTTGAGGGATCATATTTGGATTCAAGACTGAATTTTATTACATATGGCTTCAAGTCATCtttgttttatatatatgatgaaACAGAATGTTTGGAAATAGCCAGCGAAGTTTGCGGTGGAGCCCATAGGCAATGGCATTTCTGCAAAGAGAATGTAGAAGATCTTGTGTTGACATATATCAAGGCTTCTAAACTTTTTATTAGACACTTTAAGAAATCGATTTACCCTCATGTTTTGGAACCAGGTTTGCATGGTAGAGAAATTCGCGATGTCACTATAATGCCTGACAATAAAGACTTCAAGGGTTATTTCTTCTGTACAGGTTCTGAGGATACAACTATCAAGCTTTCTTATTATGATCCAAATTCGAGAAAAATCAAGACTTACTGGACAGAAAGAAGACATGTTTCTGGCTTGCAAAAATGTAGAGCAATCAGTAACAGCATGGTTATCTCTTCAAGTGCTAGAGAGGAGCTTTTCTTATGGAAGGTAAATTATAACAGAATTCGTCCATACATGATGTGTAAGCAAGTCCTTCCAACATCAAATGATAATCCTGACTTACGTATTATGGATTTCTCTGTGTCATTTGTCAACAGCAATGAACAAGACTTCTTGTTATCCACAGTTTACTCTGATTCAATGATTAAATTATGGTATTACTCTTCAGAGGCCAATACATTCACTTTACTAGTCAGTGGTTTATACAAAACATGTTGTTTGTTGGGTACAGAACTTTTAACTGTCAAAGATAATTTATTGCTTTTAGCTTCGGCTACTGATGGTCATCTATTTGGTTACAATGTCACTGATCAGGTCTTAAAAGCAGGCTTCTCAATAGAAAACAACAAGATTTACATGAAATCCTCACTAAATACAGACTCCTCTGTTAGCCTATCAAATGAGCGTATATTTGATGTCATTGCTCATCAATCTGGTATCAAGACGATGACTTTACTACAAGAGTCTGATAAGAAGTTTAGAATTTTCACTGGCGGTGATGATAACGCCCTTGCCCTAACCTCTGTTCAATGCAACCCGGACATGTCATTTGTTGCAGCAGTTAAATCCACCATTGCTAAGGCTGCTGCCTCTACTATTACTGGTACCGCCTTGTGTTCAATTGACAATCACGAAAGACTAGTGTCCTGTTCAGTTGACCAGATTGTCAGAGTTTGGTCATTTGAGTGTGATGAACTGAAGTTGGAATCAGAAAAGTACACCACCATAGCTGACACTGGTTGTATAGATACAATCGAGGACAAAGAGGGTAAAGCGAACATTGTAATCGGTGGTGTTGGTTTGTCCATTTGGGCAATTTAA
- the TCO89 gene encoding Tco89p (CAGL0C01463g~Ortholog(s) have role in cellular response to lithium ion, fungal-type cell wall organization, glycerol metabolic process, regulation of cell growth, response to salt stress) has translation MGSKNKPCKGEYDMPNLTSPTQVHGKSHMRQFSTKSKAKGSASFKGLRRVLTHDGTFEGDGLLNRHGSFKKSKSSDALYRRRAISGLNMTALVGEKPTNRVSRSQGNSRLSSPIQSLSKSHSSSNVAHSLASAIGGSGLRPRRTRSTHSVLTLRQGQEFYDNESTTDEEVEHFTDEEAQNSDSSDNIHHTRPKSSRMFSDDRVRDQQLSVIQSSPEDIITLNGNPNQGKGDSYSTLRAHNSIDHSKNTNKDFDGNSSDDKIEAMLDDVHLSKASNKSIDHLNVKDDHEDHIGEVDPNSLSFDSHSLVRQERKPRTLAKVTEGEESIADDMNKNRSPIEEFTKKDREYQSKSDEPYIPDMILSQSTGVERKFENPSSIQNSLAKEIQNTKYLEDSDNTTDAPSKPIKNISGFDKDEIENARLNDTKHSMLNQQVNAKSELTNNLQKVNPDNNPPRSSLTNTIFQKSRNQYASRTDTTEKGPTSLLKTDRDSNSTTKINNFSQFLKSENIDGNSRTQRKMLLQRESSILDLNSQTDSAEAIFMTGHIEQKREYEKITHEYTTLRRYTNPLDKSLLRLKNSKNSGKTNSTYGNSGLEGSSISTYSNQVKELDDFLPKAQQSKLNSILASIWRSESQSFNKDVNPLNRNKSSMEEQSNHYSSLKNSLKSNIPGSGTGLHQQRVPKMQPTTRAVHRRMENSNTNLAAHFR, from the coding sequence ATGGGAAGCAAAAATAAGCCATGCAAAGGTGAATATGATATGCCTAATTTAACATCCCCTACACAAGTTCATGGGAAGTCTCATATGAGACAATTTAGTACTAAATCAAAGGCTAAAGGATCCGCCAGTTTTAAGGGCCTACGAAGAGTCTTAACACATGATGGTACATTTGAAGGTGATGGTCTACTCAATAGGCATGGTTCATTCAAGAAGAGTAAAAGCTCTGACGCTTTATATCGAAGACGTGCGATAAGTGGACTTAATATGACTGCACTTGTTGGTGAGAAGCCAACAAACCGGGTATCCCGAAGCCAAGGAAATTCGAGACTAAGCAGTCCAATACAAAGCCTCTCAAAAAGTCACAGTAGCAGTAATGTTGCCCATTCTTTGGCAAGTGCCATTGGTGGTAGCGGACTCAGACCACGTAGAACAAGAAGCACACACTCAGTTTTAACATTACGACAAGGACAGGAGTTCTATGATAATGAATCAACTACGGATGAAGAAGTGGAGCATTTTACTGACGAGGAAGCACAAAACTCGGACAGCAGTGATAATATTCATCATACAAGGCCGAAAAGCTCCAGGATGTTCAGTGATGATAGAGTTAGAGATCAGCAACTTTCCGTAATTCAGTCAAGTCCTGAAGATATAATTACTCTTAATGGGAATCCTAATCAGGGTAAAGGGGATTCATATTCAACTTTACGTGCACATAACTCAATTGACCATTcaaaaaacacaaataaAGATTTTGATGGAAATAGCTCAGATGATAAGATTGAAGCTATGCTTGATGATGTACATTTATCGAAAGCTTCGAATAAAAGTATTGATCACTTAAATGTAAAGGACGATCACGAAGATCATATAGGAGAGGTGGATCCAAattcattatcatttgATTCACACTCATTAGTACGACAGGAACGTAAACCTAGAACTTTAGCTAAAGTAACTGAAGGCGAAGAATCAATAGCCGACGAcatgaataaaaatagatcCCCGATTGAAGAGTTTACGAAAAAAGATAGAGAATATCAATCGAAAAGTGATGAACCTTATATTCCAGATATGATTTTATCACAATCTACAGGTGTTGAGCGTAAATTCGAGAATCCTTCTTCTATCCAAAATTCGCTGGCGAAAGAGATACAGAATACTAAATATCTTGAAGACTCTGATAATACCACTGATGCACCCTCTAAACCCATAAAAAATATCTCAGGCTTTGATAAGgatgaaatagaaaatgCGAGGCTGAATGATACTAAACATAGTATGCTAAATCAACAAGTCAATGCTAAATCTGAACTGACAAACAATCTTCAGAAAGTCAATCCAGATAATAATCCTCCCAGGAGCTCTTTGACAAatacaatttttcaaaagagTAGAAATCAATATGCATCAAGGACAGATACTACAGAAAAAGGACCTACATCATTATTAAAAACAGACAGAGACAGCAACTCCACAACCAAAATTAATAACTTTTCACAATTTTTAAAGTCCGAAAACATAGATGGTAATTCCCGTACTCAACGGAAAATGCTCCTTCAAAGAGAGAGTTCCATATTAGATCTTAATTCTCAAACAGATAGTGCTGAGGCTATTTTTATGACTGGTCATATCGAACAGAAGCGGGAATACGAAAAAATTACTCACGAATATACCACTTTGAGGAGATATACCAATCCATTAGATAAATCGCTTCTAAGACTaaaaaatagcaaaaatTCTGGAAAGACAAATTCAACTTACGGAAATAGTGGTCTGGAAGGCTCTTCTATTAGTACATATAGTAACCAGGTGAAAGAATTAGACGATTTCCTGCCCAAGGCTCAGCAATCAAAACTAAACTCAATTTTGGCATCAATATGGAGATCTGAAAGCCAATCATTCAATAAGGACGTCAATCCACTAAACAGAAACAAGTCGTCTATGGAGGAACAAAGCAACCATTATTCGTCCTTAAAAAACTCATTGAAGAGCAACATACCAGGTTCTGGAACAGGGTTGCACCAACAGAGAGTACCAAAAATGCAGCCTACAACAAGAGCCGTACACAGAAGGATGGAGAATAGCAATACCAACTTGGCAGCTCACTTTAGATAA